The following proteins are encoded in a genomic region of Ornithinibacillus sp. 4-3:
- a CDS encoding MFS transporter → MVTKAAKLSKPGAQGHTAYAILFIIGLCHLLADSITAVIPAMFPILEESLGLTFTQLGFIAFTLNMISSVVQPVIGMYTDKRPSPYALPISLTICMIGLFGLAFAPGFWSILICVFFIGLGSAIFHPEGSRVAYLAAGPRRGLAQSIYQVGGNGGQALAPVITALILVPLGQFGSIWFTIIAAIAVIFLMYIARWYKDQVKRIIWDSSATKDKAPNPGVSTAVKWALAVLIFLVFARSWYVSAIGSFYSFYVIDTYNYSIAQAQIYIFTFLLSGAIGTFFGGPLADRFGRKNVIFFSLLAPAPLALALPHVGPVVALIMLACIGFMFLSSFSVTVVYAQELVPGKIGTMSGLIVGLAFGMGAIGAVALGTLIDLIGLKPTMLAIAFLPFFGLLTFLLPSDRKVREWYVD, encoded by the coding sequence ATGGTAACAAAAGCAGCAAAACTCTCTAAACCGGGAGCACAAGGTCACACCGCATATGCCATTCTTTTCATTATCGGGTTATGTCATTTACTAGCAGACTCGATTACAGCTGTAATTCCGGCCATGTTTCCTATTTTGGAAGAATCACTTGGCTTAACATTTACACAGCTTGGTTTTATTGCATTCACTTTAAACATGATTTCATCTGTTGTTCAGCCAGTTATCGGGATGTATACAGATAAACGACCATCTCCATATGCCTTACCAATTAGTTTGACGATCTGTATGATTGGCCTCTTTGGCTTAGCCTTTGCCCCTGGATTTTGGTCTATTCTTATTTGTGTATTTTTTATTGGGCTAGGTTCAGCTATCTTCCACCCAGAGGGATCACGTGTAGCTTATTTAGCAGCTGGCCCTCGTCGTGGATTAGCACAATCCATTTATCAGGTAGGCGGAAATGGAGGACAAGCACTTGCTCCAGTGATCACTGCATTAATCCTTGTTCCTTTAGGACAATTCGGATCGATTTGGTTTACAATCATTGCTGCAATCGCTGTTATCTTTTTGATGTATATTGCTCGCTGGTATAAAGACCAAGTGAAAAGAATCATTTGGGATAGCAGTGCTACAAAAGATAAAGCTCCGAATCCAGGTGTTTCGACAGCAGTGAAATGGGCACTTGCCGTCCTTATTTTTCTCGTATTTGCCCGCTCTTGGTACGTCAGTGCGATTGGCAGCTTCTATTCTTTCTATGTTATTGATACATACAATTACTCAATTGCACAAGCTCAAATCTATATCTTTACCTTTTTACTTAGTGGAGCCATTGGAACTTTCTTTGGTGGACCATTAGCAGATCGTTTTGGAAGAAAAAATGTTATTTTCTTCTCCCTATTAGCACCAGCGCCACTTGCCTTAGCTCTACCTCATGTTGGTCCTGTAGTGGCTCTTATTATGCTAGCATGTATTGGATTTATGTTCCTGTCTAGTTTCTCAGTAACTGTAGTATATGCTCAGGAGCTTGTTCCAGGAAAAATTGGTACAATGTCTGGGTTAATCGTTGGTCTTGCGTTTGGTATGGGAGCAATTGGTGCTGTAGCACTAGGGACATTAATTGATTTAATTGGCTTGAAGCCAACTATGCTTGCTATTGCATTTCTACCATTTTTTGGTTTATTAACCTTCTTATTACCTTCGGATCGTAAGGTAAGAGAGTGGTATGTAGATTAA
- a CDS encoding NAD(P)/FAD-dependent oxidoreductase has translation MRKLVILGGGYGGMKILLSLLDQHLPDDLEIILIDRNPYHSLKTEFYTIAAGTVADRDVRTDFPKDDRVRYVFGEISEIDTINKQVIVKNISRTIFYDYLVIGLGCEDNYHGIPGAEEFAESVQSFAQARKAGLAVGNAKAYGKISVVGAGLSGIEVASEIRESRPDLNIRLLDRGNAVLKDFDDKIQSYVKDWFIRNDVEVVHGANVEYVEKDGVCNNGICYINDVTIWTAGIQPNHLIHQLPFEKDQWDKVIVNEFYQVPTHPNVYVVGDCASSSYSPSAQLAGQQGEQIAKILLAVLHGKQPKKPGELKLKGTLGSLGKSDGFGNMFQRPMIGLMPRLAKSGVLWLSKRQ, from the coding sequence ATGAGAAAACTTGTTATTTTAGGTGGCGGCTATGGTGGAATGAAAATTTTACTTTCCTTATTAGACCAACATTTACCCGATGATTTAGAAATCATACTCATTGATAGAAATCCTTATCACTCTTTAAAAACAGAATTTTATACAATTGCAGCAGGAACAGTAGCAGATCGTGATGTTCGAACAGACTTTCCGAAAGATGACCGTGTTCGCTATGTATTCGGGGAAATTTCGGAAATTGATACAATTAATAAACAAGTCATTGTTAAAAACATTAGTCGCACTATTTTTTATGATTACTTAGTAATTGGGTTAGGCTGTGAGGATAATTATCATGGCATTCCAGGCGCTGAGGAATTTGCAGAAAGTGTTCAATCTTTTGCCCAAGCAAGAAAAGCAGGTCTAGCTGTTGGAAATGCAAAAGCATACGGGAAGATTTCTGTTGTTGGTGCAGGTCTAAGCGGAATTGAAGTTGCTTCTGAAATCCGAGAAAGTAGACCAGACCTTAATATTCGTCTGCTCGATCGTGGAAACGCTGTCTTAAAAGACTTTGATGATAAAATTCAGTCCTATGTAAAAGACTGGTTTATCCGTAATGATGTCGAAGTGGTTCATGGGGCAAATGTTGAATACGTGGAAAAAGACGGTGTTTGTAATAATGGGATTTGTTACATCAATGATGTAACCATTTGGACTGCTGGTATACAACCAAACCATCTGATCCATCAATTACCATTTGAAAAAGACCAATGGGATAAAGTAATTGTTAATGAATTCTATCAGGTGCCGACACATCCCAATGTGTATGTGGTCGGTGATTGTGCTTCTTCCTCTTATTCACCTAGCGCTCAGCTAGCTGGCCAACAAGGAGAGCAAATTGCTAAAATATTATTAGCAGTTTTACACGGAAAACAACCGAAAAAACCAGGGGAACTGAAATTAAAAGGGACTCTTGGCTCGCTTGGTAAATCAGATGGATTCGGAAATATGTTCCAACGACCAATGATTGGTTTAATGCCACGCCTGGCAAAATCAGGTGTATTATGGCTAAGTAAACGTCAATGA
- a CDS encoding glycosyltransferase: MIDNLLYVSIFLIWAMLFYHMMLIQGGYYFSLRYQKQMNRWLERNQWLERIRDLPTVSILIPAHNEEVVIEKTIQSMLELNYPKQKLEVIIINDNSSDATGIIADSYARKYSFVHVLHNQPPVGGKGKSGALNAGLKIATGEYIIVYDADNTPEPNAVRNLALTLQNDPKAGAVVGKFRVINAEKNLLTRFINIETITFQWLAQAGRWFWFKLTTIPGTNFAIRRSILDKLGGWDEKALSEDTELSIRVYHLNYYIRMNPSAITWEQEPELWRVWWKQRTRWARGNMYVIGKYLFKFHKLNNKKIFIDLMYFLFTYFLFFAGILISHTIFITNLFVDLEISIGHVSVVLLITGFLLFVTEVLLALSIEEKQLTPRNAVVVLLMYFMYSQIWLTLIVYAACLEMKRVVFRQEVKWYKTQRFQEGATRKQVQNYQDKQVVPIRKYVERRVVK; the protein is encoded by the coding sequence TTGATTGATAATTTACTATATGTATCTATATTTCTAATTTGGGCGATGTTGTTCTACCACATGATGTTAATTCAAGGAGGATATTATTTTTCCTTACGCTATCAGAAGCAGATGAATCGTTGGCTAGAAAGGAATCAGTGGTTAGAAAGGATAAGAGATTTACCAACTGTAAGTATTCTTATTCCAGCACATAATGAAGAGGTCGTTATCGAAAAGACAATTCAATCTATGCTTGAATTAAATTATCCAAAGCAAAAGTTAGAGGTGATTATCATTAATGATAATTCCTCTGATGCTACGGGAATTATTGCAGATAGCTATGCACGTAAGTATTCATTTGTTCATGTCCTTCATAATCAACCCCCTGTTGGAGGAAAGGGGAAATCAGGTGCATTAAATGCTGGATTAAAGATTGCTACAGGAGAATATATTATCGTTTATGATGCAGATAATACTCCAGAACCAAATGCAGTACGAAATTTGGCTTTAACCTTACAAAACGATCCAAAGGCAGGAGCTGTTGTAGGAAAGTTTCGAGTTATAAATGCCGAAAAAAATTTATTAACACGTTTTATTAATATTGAAACAATTACTTTTCAATGGTTGGCTCAGGCAGGAAGATGGTTTTGGTTTAAATTAACAACAATACCTGGTACAAATTTTGCTATCCGCAGATCGATTTTAGATAAGCTAGGTGGATGGGATGAAAAGGCCTTGTCTGAGGATACAGAATTAAGTATTCGTGTATATCATCTAAATTATTATATTCGTATGAACCCATCAGCAATTACTTGGGAACAAGAACCAGAACTTTGGAGAGTGTGGTGGAAACAACGGACGAGATGGGCACGAGGAAATATGTATGTGATTGGAAAATATCTATTCAAGTTTCACAAGCTAAACAATAAGAAAATCTTTATTGATTTAATGTACTTCCTCTTTACGTATTTCTTATTTTTTGCAGGAATACTAATTTCACATACTATTTTTATTACGAATCTATTTGTAGACTTAGAAATTTCGATAGGGCATGTATCCGTTGTTTTATTGATTACAGGATTTCTTCTTTTTGTTACAGAGGTGTTATTAGCATTAAGTATAGAAGAAAAGCAATTAACTCCGAGAAACGCAGTTGTTGTTTTATTAATGTATTTTATGTATTCACAAATTTGGTTGACATTAATTGTCTATGCGGCATGTTTAGAGATGAAGCGAGTAGTATTCAGACAAGAGGTTAAATGGTATAAAACACAGCGCTTCCAGGAGGGAGCTACTCGTAAACAAGTACAGAACTATCAAGATAAACAAGTTGTCCCAATTAGAAAATATGTAGAAAGGCGCGTTGTAAAATAA
- a CDS encoding DUF2334 domain-containing protein produces MSRSLAIKFFVMIALICFMLSIESPHLDAVEQKQESPNLLVIYSAKDGEINEHQRLLDMLLGHFSENIQFTSSNEITKSDLESKDYLFYYGEKKEVLPDLSKELINNFTGPVVAFGFNVEQLERFSFFETNSDKVVVDQAYITNDSTKSLEFIPQYIHDIEIVETEKTEEVITATKEDNKFPLIVRHQEDFYFANHLLTDPFSILFAEGLHFVFERGGLTFEENIQGYIRLEDIHPLVDPEPLMEIANILKEKQIPYMIAVIPIYTNPETGKQYRMSDSPKLLKVLKYMQDNGGSIILHGYTHQFRLSETGEGFEFWDVEHDMPIYHEPDSEVIIKTEEDFASKRAYEKYVAKQKAFEREYIEERVVKGIHELTNYGLYPLAFEAPHYTMSQNGYQVLSDYFSTYVGQLQISDEDWETMTSVPYISKPTILHGMELLPETIGYVDPNNLQAISQMMEKAEQNQFVRDGLVAGFYHPYLGVKRFNKLLENLEAYPHINWIDLKERDPHVQTTYAEIYTIEGEIVAEVNYIGMVRSSFEYITYHVNKVLTFILWCMAGIGIFAVISFIGHTIYSMLRKPTLSHSKKEEVYH; encoded by the coding sequence ATGAGCAGAAGCTTAGCTATTAAATTTTTTGTCATGATTGCACTTATATGTTTTATGTTGTCAATAGAATCCCCTCATCTAGACGCGGTTGAACAGAAGCAGGAATCCCCTAATCTACTAGTTATTTATTCAGCTAAGGATGGAGAAATAAATGAACATCAACGTTTATTAGACATGCTGCTTGGCCATTTCTCCGAAAACATTCAATTTACTTCTAGTAATGAGATTACAAAAAGCGATTTAGAATCTAAGGATTATCTTTTCTATTACGGAGAGAAAAAAGAGGTGCTGCCTGATTTATCAAAGGAATTAATAAATAATTTTACGGGCCCTGTTGTCGCATTTGGATTCAATGTAGAACAGTTGGAGCGCTTTTCTTTCTTTGAAACAAACTCTGATAAAGTTGTCGTAGATCAAGCATATATCACAAATGATTCAACAAAGTCTCTGGAATTTATTCCGCAATATATCCATGATATAGAAATTGTAGAAACAGAAAAGACAGAGGAAGTAATAACAGCAACAAAGGAAGATAATAAATTTCCACTAATTGTAAGGCATCAAGAGGATTTTTATTTTGCTAATCATTTATTAACAGATCCGTTTTCTATTCTTTTTGCAGAAGGTCTTCATTTTGTGTTTGAACGAGGAGGTCTCACGTTTGAAGAAAATATACAGGGATATATTCGCTTAGAAGATATTCACCCCTTAGTTGACCCAGAGCCATTAATGGAAATTGCAAACATTCTTAAAGAGAAACAAATTCCTTATATGATTGCTGTGATTCCAATCTATACCAATCCAGAAACCGGAAAACAATATCGAATGTCGGATTCACCAAAGCTTTTAAAAGTACTTAAGTATATGCAGGATAATGGAGGGAGTATTATCTTACATGGCTATACACACCAATTCCGTCTAAGTGAGACAGGAGAGGGCTTTGAGTTTTGGGATGTGGAACATGATATGCCTATTTACCATGAGCCGGATAGTGAAGTCATTATAAAAACAGAAGAAGATTTTGCAAGCAAACGAGCATATGAAAAATATGTTGCTAAGCAAAAGGCCTTTGAGCGAGAGTATATAGAAGAAAGAGTAGTTAAAGGCATTCATGAGTTGACGAATTACGGACTATATCCTTTGGCTTTTGAAGCACCCCATTACACAATGTCACAAAATGGTTATCAGGTTTTGTCTGATTATTTCTCAACCTATGTAGGTCAATTACAAATAAGTGATGAGGATTGGGAAACGATGACGTCTGTGCCGTATATTTCAAAACCGACTATATTACATGGTATGGAGTTATTACCTGAAACGATAGGGTATGTGGATCCTAATAATTTACAAGCAATTAGTCAAATGATGGAAAAAGCTGAGCAGAATCAATTTGTAAGAGATGGCCTCGTAGCAGGATTCTACCATCCATATTTAGGTGTAAAGCGTTTTAATAAACTACTTGAAAACTTGGAGGCATACCCACATATAAACTGGATTGATTTAAAAGAACGAGATCCACATGTACAGACGACATATGCTGAAATTTACACAATTGAAGGGGAAATAGTTGCAGAGGTAAACTATATTGGCATGGTTCGATCTTCTTTTGAATATATAACCTATCATGTCAATAAAGTGCTCACCTTTATCCTCTGGTGTATGGCTGGAATCGGCATATTTGCTGTAATCAGTTTTATTGGGCATACGATTTACAGTATGTTACGTAAGCCTACGCTTTCTCACTCTAAGAAAGAGGAGGTATACCATTGA
- a CDS encoding GNAT family N-acetyltransferase codes for MVFRKEKLVGKNVELIPLEANHLEALYEASKAPEIWAHMPKKVETLEDAKAFIDEALEIKATGSQFPFIIFHRETGKAIGSTRFLEIDRENKGIEIGFTWLNPSVWRTSVNTECKYLLLQYCFEELKYIRVQFKTDILNVRSQTAIARLGAKKEGILRNQKIRQDGTYRDSVYFSIIESEWEEVKSRLEAKQNRS; via the coding sequence ATGGTTTTTCGGAAAGAGAAGCTAGTTGGGAAAAATGTAGAATTAATTCCTTTAGAAGCAAATCATTTGGAAGCGTTATATGAAGCGTCAAAAGCTCCAGAGATTTGGGCACATATGCCGAAAAAGGTAGAAACATTGGAAGATGCAAAAGCTTTTATTGACGAAGCGTTAGAAATTAAAGCAACAGGCTCCCAATTCCCCTTTATTATTTTCCATCGAGAAACTGGTAAGGCTATTGGTTCTACACGTTTTTTAGAAATTGATAGGGAAAATAAGGGTATTGAAATAGGTTTTACTTGGTTAAATCCATCTGTATGGCGAACAAGTGTGAATACAGAATGTAAGTATTTATTATTGCAGTATTGCTTTGAGGAATTAAAATATATTCGTGTACAATTTAAAACAGATATATTAAATGTTCGCTCTCAAACGGCAATTGCTAGATTAGGTGCAAAAAAAGAAGGTATTTTACGAAACCAAAAAATTCGACAGGATGGAACTTATCGAGATTCTGTTTATTTCAGTATTATTGAATCAGAATGGGAAGAAGTAAAATCTCGCTTAGAAGCAAAACAAAACAGATCATAA
- a CDS encoding N-acetyltransferase family protein: MVNIHIRPAEETDLPELYVLVKGYLDFYNRPEMPEQQIKDAIIHLIHHPEDGTQLVAEVDGKLIGFTTLNPLWSTTRMQKIGLLNDLFVDPEQRVNGAGKQLMEATIQLAKDKGYPLMRLLTAADNVIAQKLYDKTGGNAPGWKVYDYDLSK; encoded by the coding sequence ATGGTAAATATACATATTCGCCCAGCAGAGGAAACGGATTTACCTGAATTATATGTGCTTGTAAAAGGTTATTTAGACTTTTATAATCGTCCAGAAATGCCAGAACAACAAATAAAGGATGCTATCATACATCTTATTCATCATCCAGAGGACGGTACACAACTGGTGGCAGAGGTAGACGGGAAGTTAATTGGTTTTACAACATTAAATCCATTATGGAGTACAACACGTATGCAGAAAATAGGCCTGTTAAATGATCTATTTGTCGATCCAGAACAACGCGTGAATGGAGCCGGAAAGCAATTAATGGAAGCTACAATTCAGCTTGCAAAAGACAAAGGATATCCACTCATGCGCTTACTAACAGCTGCAGATAATGTGATTGCCCAGAAATTATATGATAAGACAGGTGGCAATGCCCCAGGCTGGAAAGTATATGATTATGACTTAAGTAAATAA